The following proteins are encoded in a genomic region of Candidatus Binataceae bacterium:
- a CDS encoding DUF3106 domain-containing protein encodes MSRRRLGVSIALAAAFALTALANRARAQSFAPVPPMAASEPQNAAERALAAQDPGTWSRLTPEQRARVLDNYRQWQRMTPAEQGAARQNFEEFRKLPPNERQQVMQGMRRWRQLPPQRREELRQAYTHFRQLPPERREKVFQRYRQFQQLPPAERQHMLQNYRRWQQMTPEQRKAARVRWHEAHPRHGGPLTKIP; translated from the coding sequence ATGAGCCGCCGCAGGCTCGGCGTTTCGATAGCGCTGGCGGCGGCCTTCGCGTTGACGGCGCTCGCGAATCGGGCGCGCGCGCAATCGTTCGCACCGGTGCCTCCGATGGCTGCGAGCGAGCCGCAAAACGCCGCCGAACGGGCGCTGGCGGCGCAGGATCCCGGCACGTGGTCCAGGCTCACGCCCGAACAGCGGGCGCGGGTGCTCGACAATTACCGGCAGTGGCAGCGGATGACACCGGCGGAGCAGGGCGCGGCGCGGCAGAATTTCGAAGAGTTCCGCAAACTCCCGCCCAACGAGCGTCAGCAGGTGATGCAGGGGATGCGCCGATGGCGTCAGCTTCCACCCCAGCGGCGCGAGGAACTGCGCCAGGCCTACACGCATTTCAGACAGCTTCCGCCCGAGCGGCGCGAGAAGGTATTCCAGCGCTATCGGCAGTTTCAGCAGCTTCCGCCCGCTGAGCGCCAGCACATGCTCCAGAACTATCGGCGGTGGCAACAGATGACGCCGGAGCAGCGCAAGGCCGCGCGCGTCCGCTGGCACGAGGCCCATCCAAGGCATGGCGGGCCGCTGACGAAAATTCCCTAG
- a CDS encoding zf-HC2 domain-containing protein yields MITRHPETALVPYMRGELEGEERARVARHLEDCPSCRQAVGDAAAALGELVRRVEEIPPPDPAIYRAQLHRKLDARQRAGAGGGAEPRWWRRPRIVGLSIGALGAVAAALLLIFTMHQGAGVAPPPLDQLAAQDAAMQVGTMQEAAMTGADVGLLRDYPMVEHLDLLENYDVIAHLDDVSPSAPASDENRS; encoded by the coding sequence ATGATTACGCGGCATCCCGAAACGGCGCTCGTTCCATATATGCGCGGCGAGCTCGAGGGCGAGGAGCGGGCGCGCGTCGCGCGCCACCTCGAAGACTGCCCGTCGTGCCGCCAGGCGGTGGGCGACGCGGCCGCCGCGCTTGGGGAGCTGGTGCGCCGCGTCGAGGAAATTCCGCCGCCCGACCCGGCGATTTACCGCGCCCAGTTGCATCGCAAACTCGACGCGCGCCAACGGGCCGGCGCGGGCGGCGGGGCGGAACCTCGATGGTGGCGGCGGCCACGGATAGTCGGGCTCTCGATCGGCGCGCTCGGCGCGGTCGCCGCCGCGCTGCTCCTGATTTTCACGATGCATCAAGGCGCCGGCGTCGCGCCGCCGCCGCTCGATCAGCTCGCGGCGCAAGATGCCGCGATGCAGGTGGGCACGATGCAGGAGGCCGCGATGACCGGCGCCGACGTCGGCCTGTTGCGCGACTACCCGATGGTCGAGCATCTCGACCTGCTCGAGAACTACGACGTCATCGCCCACCTCGACGACGTGTCGCCGTCGGCGCCGGCCAGCGATGAGAACCGGTCGTAG